In one window of Bradysia coprophila strain Holo2 chromosome IV unlocalized genomic scaffold, BU_Bcop_v1 contig_106, whole genome shotgun sequence DNA:
- the LOC119070880 gene encoding menin has product MAALRSDVQKSFPLKSTKDVLELVRKQMESDVPDLALISITTGMIENTLTSKCVESTSTSLAGEVIDIQFDVISELYSKFKTILSVVEKNKEPHKTNYATRELIKRVSDVIWNSLIRSTYKDRAHLQSLYSYLAGSKLDCFGVALAVVAGCQCLGYIDVHLALSEDHAWVVFGKTGLDTVEVTWHGKGTEDKRGQPVTAGYESHSWLYLSGNPVICDRNMEVAAIVSSINPSLNMTSACLEVADLQQQLLWLLYDMKHLQKYPMGLGALGELEEVSPTPDRPSCKELYEQSVKASRTYYKNHHVYPYTYQGGYYYRQNMYKDAFSAWADAGDVIRLYNYSRDDEEIYKEFLDIANELIPLIMKTESSGHSAKSVLRDPQCFANLLRFYDGVCQWEEGSHTNILHIGWAKPLVTTIGRFDADIRSQVIINCGRDDEDVSKQTEGESNNNIATDTIDKPEEKSTNESVISTLEALTAACGEKILNPDFLLQGGGQPFAEQQQIDVKPSTGDEKSISVKEEVDAKAGETSDQKRLKEKDIATPQLSTEISAPVYEPPEDVILPKRPTITLYSRKMKGIKDLLLAEKLNTQAISLQVTAQSQTQVGGKKGRSSSVSGSLNSAKRSRRQ; this is encoded by the exons ATGGCGGCATTACGTAGTGATGTTCAAAAGTCGTTCCCATTGAAAAGTACAAAAGATGTTTTGGAATTGGTTCGCAAACAGATGGAATCCGATGTTCCCGATTTGGCGCTTATTTCCATCACTACAG GTATGATCGAAAACACACTTACCAGCAAATGTGTGGAGTCCACATCCACATCACTAGCTGGCGAAGTGATTGACATCCAATTTGACGTCATCAGTGAATTGTACagcaaattcaaaacaattctGTCGGTGGTGGAAAAGAATAAGGAGCCGCACAAAACGAATTATGCCACGCGAGAG CTCATCAAACGAGTGTCTGATGTGATCTGGAATTCGTTGATTCGAAGTACGTACAAGGACCGAGCTCATCTGCAAAGCCTCTACAGTTATCTCGCTGGAAGTAAATTGGATTGTTTCGGTGTCGCACTAGCAGTTG TTGCTGGTTGTCAATGTTTAGGATACATTGATGTTCATTTGGCACTGTCCGAAGATCATGCGTGGGTGGTTTTCGGAAAGACTGGACTGGACACAGTTGAAGTGACATGGCATGGAAAAGGTACGGAGGACAAACGTGGCCAGCCGGTTACTGCTGGATACGAATCACATTCGTGGCTATATCTGTCGGGGAATCCAGTAATTTGTGATAGAAACATGGAAGTGGCTGCAATTGTATCGTCTATCAATCCATCGTTGAATATGACCAGTGCTTGCTTAGAGGTGGCAGATCTTCAACAACAGTTACTCTGGCTGCTGTATGACATGAAACATCTACAGAAGTATCCAATGGGACTAG GTGCTTTAGGCGAACTGGAAGAGGTATCACCGACACCGGATCGCCCCAGCTGCAAAGAACTGTACGAACAATCAGTGAAAGCGTCGAGGACCTACTACAAGAATCATCATGTTTATCCATACACTTACCAGGGTGGCTATTACTATCGTCAGAACATGTACAAGGATGCGTTCAGCGCTTGGGCCGACGCTGGTGACGTGATTCGACTCTACAACTATTCACGCGACGACGAAGAAATTTATAAAGAATTCTTGGACATCGCCAACGAGCTAATTCCGCTAATTATGAAAACCGAAAGCTCCGGACATTCAGCGAAAAGTGTTTTGCGCGATCCGCAATGCTTTGCTAATCTTTTGAG GTTTTACGATGGTGTATGCCAATGGGAAGAGGGCAGTCACACGAATATCCTTCACATTGGCTGGGCGAAGCCCTTAGTCACAACGATTGGTCGATTCGATGCGGATATAAGATCTCAAGTGATAATAAATTGTGGCAGGGACGACGAGGATGTATCGAAGCAAACCGAAGGCGAAAGTAACAACAACATAGCTACTGATACGATTGATAAGCCCGAAGAAAAGTCCACAAATGAGTCAGTCATATCAACGTTAGAGGCACTAACTGCAGCCTGCggtgaaaaaattttgaatcctGACTTTCTACTACAAGGCGGTGGACAACCGTTCGCCGAACAGCAGCAAATCGATGTGAAACCATCAACTGGCGATGAGAAAAGTATTAGCGTGAAGGAAGAAGTCGACGCAAAGGCTGGCGAAACGTCCGATCAGAAACGGCTTAAAGAGAAGGACATTGCGACACCACAATTATCCACTGAAATATCGGCACCCGTGTATGAGCCACCGGAAGATGTAATACTACCGAAACGGCCGACAATTACCCTGTACAGCCGTAAAATGAAAGGAATCAAAGATCTGCTATTGGCCGAAAAACTTAACACACAGGCGATTTCATTGCAAGTGACCGCACAGTCACAAACGCAGGTAGGTGGCAAAAAGGGTCGATCGAGTTCGGTGTCTGGCTCGTTAAATTCAGCCAAACGTAGCCGTCGTcagtaa
- the LOC119070884 gene encoding WD repeat domain-containing protein 83 translates to MSSEYFLKQTIDCNQGSVRAVRYNVDGSYLLTCGSDKKLKLWNPLTGLLLKTYGGHANEVTDAAGSCDSCFIVSASLDKSIIYWDVPTAQPLRRLRCHAGGVNCVRFNEDSGLAISGGKDNMAMCWDIRTRKQEPIQVLNDAKDCITSIVCNDHEIITSSLDGCIRHYDIRASQMTCDSIGPPIVHMVQTKDGQCMIVACADNVLRLIDNDSGQILAEYKGHISEDFQIECGILAGDSKICSGSAEGCAIIWDLVDEKEVARIKMGGGVVHSLTTHPTGNDIVFARKREFQVWGLD, encoded by the exons ATGTCCAGCGAATACTTTCTTAAACAAACGATCGACTGTAACCAGGGCTCTGTCAGAGCTGTGCGCTACAATG TTGATGGTTCATACTTGCTAACCTGTGGTTCCGATAAAAAGCTGAAATTGTGGAATCCTTTGACTGGCTTACTATTGAAAACGTATGGAGGTCATGCAAATGAAGTTACTGATGCGGCTGGCAGTTGTGATAG TTGCTTCATCGTATCGGCAAGTCTCGATAAAAGTATCATCTACTGGGACGTTCCAACCGCACAACCCTTGCGTCGATTACGTTGCCATGCTGGTGGTGTGAATTGTGTACGCTTTAACGAAGACTCTGGTCTGGCGATATCTGGCGGCAAGGATAATATGGCCATGTGTTGGGACATCAGAACAAGAAAACAGGAACCAATTCAAGTCCTAAATGATGCCAAGGATTGCATTACATCAATTGTGTGCAATGACCATGAAATAATAACATCGTCGCTGGACGGTTGCATACGGCATTACGATATACGAGCTAGTCAGATGACCTGTGATTCTATTGGTCCGCCCATTGTGCACATGGTTCAGACCAAGGATGGTCAATGCATGATAGTTGCTTGTGCCGATAATGTGCTGCGATTGATTGACAACGATTCCGGTCAAATTTTGGCTGAATACAAGGGGCACATATCGGAAGACTTTCAAATCGAGTGCGGTATTTTGGCTGGTGATTCGAAGATTTGTTCGGGATCGGCGGAAGGCTGTGCGATAATATGGGATTTGGTGGATGAAAAAGAAGTTGCACGAATTAAAATGG GAGGTGGAGTAGTTCATTCACTGACGACACATCCGACTGGCAATGATATTGTGTTCGCTAGAAAAAGAGAATTTCAAGTTTGGGGACTCGATTGA
- the LOC119070879 gene encoding signal-induced proliferation-associated 1-like protein 2, protein MIGVQAECGGNLPPVTTLPHVVNTASNSAQNNHRNSTVRDRVVHAVEYYNNNVLKARIGAGLASRSSVNERYLLNGRYNLGANRLYPQNPENLYRSNSSLELLHDSHSHNNDTVNLPAPNLRREYGSHGSIDVISATERPATTGESFFAMLQDYRPAVLGVIGTDQRSPGPAEYLKGKVSEQSQQPSHSMQNFSSDMTASDDAVDRGGSPKLRNKLHRLWGPTKPGRIPTHVSATDECSFITTLSADIEERQRRRAFAHFDCQSLTANLGYAAKLRGLLLARRRNTTTGASAASMLTTRSSTPDGLENVDDYGDGQHNELLENCPFFRNEIGGEEEREVSLTRFQSNVGQKRAIHRPALACGVSVLECAPGETLWKQTTCPFQRGQRPIESVDNGARYYRQYFLGQEHQNWFGMDEQLGPVAISIKREKLPTSHQNQSTDGNAKEAAYQFRMIVRTSELLTLRGSVIEESVPNPRGLGKQASTKEVLEYVAPEVQLASLKLGVNTPQCEEQILKLDEQGLTNKYKVGILYCKAGQGTEEDMYNNEEAGPAFVEFLETIGKRVRLKGFESYKAGLDNKTDSTGTHSLYATYQDCEVMFHVSTMLPFTPNNRQQLLRKRHIGNDIVTIVFQEPGSLPFSPKHIRSQFQHVFICVRAVNPCTENTHYKVAVSRSKEVPVFGPPIRPNALYSKSKTFADFLISKVINAENAAHRSEKFATMATRTRQEYLKDLATNYCTTTLVDTGPKFSIFPSKKKEKPKLRFSGDLTQRAAFCWQVVLHDTGQGTTVDCFLGISAETFVLIEECSRQIVFVTPCKSILGWSTSGYCIRIYHHQSECITLSMRESTERDEQLEVIERLRAVTNGCGAIELNLRRNPLGQLGFHVQPDGVVTQVEMSGQAWTAGLRQGYRLVEICKIAVATLSHDEMVDLLKTSSQVTVTVIESYSDHSPRRGCFLQNCKFNVINYEGDYENLDETKPKQVSKNSATAQLKQPGSNHRRRYERNFSPPRSSNSSGYGTGSSSRSFSIPNEHMRFPADMGTLTSSSSGHSSNDDRWYDILEVPDAQENGHSSDYQQQQQQHQPQYSHSKVVHTNSLPLANSVRPLSIHEPGDKHGPLNKAPAVNELRPLPRTANIEYLITKSPKIQHLTNTDAMIKSLHISDGNQTDSSSINNEPVYSVSMKSISTTDDEGIVPELAPLRRSSTTSSVHKNKSGNGTVSSSASSSRNNSPRPLAEAKLRAGVTNRNVAHLQQRNSVNYTSSTLQEDLMKLINPDYMMSSDDNFHQGVLYQNKPSKNSPNSHSLGNISNLSALKPTIVTDDLLLMRKKSRSREGINLGSHGLPISSDSKLKAESQTKNESDVIFTTARPATVISSSVTEQQKNINELHINEDHMRSPRRFNPALMNKRKETDNLMQQPLPLLPDSKEVDWTTLVDQAIMQVNEGLKMSKANKQEIYDELNNGTNSSNDGNPSPPSISPSSSSTCSSSLSGSLQHQQITPSSSLPELQNQVTQLEDRITKETQRRKSLEQAVRRLTEENRRLQDESQAAVQQLRRFTEWFFQTIDRQS, encoded by the exons ATGATTGGGGTGCAAGCAGAATGTGGTGGCAATTTACCACCGGTAACCACACTTCCACACGTCGTAAATACCGCATCGAATTCAGCACAAAACAATCATCGTAACAGCACTGTCCGCGACCGAGTCGTTCATGCTGTTGAATACTACAATAATAATGTTCTAAAAGCACGCATCGGAGCTGGATTAGCATCTCGCAGTTCAGTGAACGAACGGTACTTGTTGAATGGGCGATATAATCTCGGCGCGAATCGACTCTATCCACAAAATCCAGAAAATTTGTATCGAAGCAATTCAAGCTTGGAACTGTTACACGACTCACACTCTCATAATAATGACACCGTAAATCTGCCAGCGCCAAATCTTCGACGCGAGTATGGCAGTCACGGTAGTATTGATGTAATATCGGCGACAGAAAGACCAGCAACAACCGGAGAAAGTTTCTTCGCTATGCTACAAGACTATCGTCCAGCTGTTTTGGGTGTTATTGGAACAGATCAACGATCACCTGGCCCAGCTGAATATTTAAAGGGGAAAGTATCTGAACAATCTCAACAACCAAGCCACAGtatgcaaaatttttcaagtGATATGACCGCCAGCGATGACGCAGTCGATCGTGGTGGTAGCCCAAAGCTGCGAAACAAATTGCACAGATTATGGGGTCCTACAAAACCAGGAAGAATTCCTACACACGTGTCCGCGACGGATGAATGTTCGTTTATCACAACATTATCGGCTGACATCGAGGAACGACAACGACGTCGAGCATTTGCTCACTTCGATTGCCAATCACTAACAGCGAATTTGGGATACGCCGCCAAACTTAGGGGATTACTGTTAGCGAGGCGCAGAAATACAACAACTGGAGCGTCAGCAGCATCAATGTTAACAACAAGATCCTCAACGCCTGATGGATTAGAAAATGTTGATGACTATGGTGATGGTCAGCATAACGAACTGTTGGAAAATTGCCCTTTCTTCCGTAACGAGATTGGGGGCGAAGAAGAGCGAGAAGTCAGTCTGACTCGTTTCCAATCGAATGTCGGCCAAAAACGTGCGATCCATCGACCTGCCTTAGCATGTGGTGTATCAGTTCTGGAATGTGCCCCCGGTGAAACGTTGTGGAAACAGACCACATGTCCATTTCAGCGAGGACAACGTCCAATCGAATCGGTGGACAATGGGGCTCGTTATTATCGGCAATACTTTCTTGGCCAAGAGCATCAGAATTGGTTCGGCATGGACGAACAACTTGGACCGGTTGCTATTTCGATTAAACGAGAGAAATTACCGACATCACACCAAAACCAATCAACCGATGGAAATGCGAAAGAAGCAGCGTATCAATTTCGAATGATTGTTCGAACGTCTGAGCTGCTAACATTGCGGGGATCTGTGATTGAGGAATCGGTTCCGAATCCACGTGGATTAGGCAAACAAGCTAGTACCAAAGAAGTACTTGAATACGTAGCTCCAGAAGTTCAATTGGCATCACTGAAACTTGGAGTGAATACGCCACAATGTGAAGAGCAAATTTTAAAGCTGGATGAACAAGGATTGACGAATAAATATAAAGTGGGTATCCTGTACTGCAAAGCTGGTCAAGGTACCGAAGAAGACATGTACAACAACGAAGAAGCTGGTCCGgcatttgttgaatttctcgaaacaATCGGAAAAAGAGTTCGCCTTAAGGGCTTTGAAAGTTACAAGGCCGGTTTGGACAACAAAACTGATTCGACTGGTACACACTCCTTATATGCTACCTATCAAGATTGCGAAGTTATGTTCCACGTATCGACGATGCTGCCATTTACCCCAAACAATCGACAGCAATTGCTTCGGAAGCGACACATCGGCAACGACATTGTTACAATCGTTTTCCAAGAACCGGGATCATTGCCATTTTCGCCAAAACATATTCGCAGTCAATTCCAGCACGTTTTCATTTGTGTACGAGCTGTAAACCCTTGCACGGAAAATACGCACTACAAAGTGGCGGTTTCTCGATCGAAAGAAGTTCCTGTCTTCGGTCCACCAATACGACCGAACGCACTGTATTCGAAGTCAAAAACATTTGCGGACTTTTTGATATCCAAAGTGATAAACGCTGAAAACGCAGCCCACAGAAGTGAAAAATTTGCTACGATGGCTACACGAACGCGACAAGAGTATTTGAAAGATTTGGCCACAAACTACTGTACCACCACATTGGTCGACACTGGGCcaaagttttccattttcccgAGCAAGAAAAAGGAGAAACCAAAGCTACGCTTCAGTGGAGACTTAACACAACGGGCGGCATTCTGTTGGCAAGTTGTTTTACACGATACCGGTCAAGGGACAACGGTGGACTGCTTCCTGGGCATATCAGCCGAAACATTCGTACTGATTGAAGAATGTTCACGACAAATTGTTTTCGTCACGCCATGCAAATCCATTTTGGGCTGGTCAACTAGTGGATATTGCATTCGTATCTATCATCACCAAAGTGAATGCATAACATTAAGCATGCGAGAGTCTACCGAACGTGATGAACAGCTGGAAGTCATCGAAAGATTGAGAGCGGTGACAAATGGCTGCGGGgctattgaattgaatttacgaAGAAATCCGTTGGGTCAACTTGGATTCCATGTACAACCGGATGGAGTGGTAACGCAAGTCGAAATGTCGGGTCAAGCGTGGACAGCTGGGCTTCGTCAAGGATATCGTCTAgttgaaatttgtaaaatagcCGTTGCAACCTTATCACACGACGAAATGGTTGATCTACTGAAGACTTCATCACAAGTGACTGTAACAGTAATTGAATCGTATTCGGATCACTCACCTCGTCGCGGATGCTTCTTGCAAAATTGCAAATTCAATGTGATCAATTACGAGGGTGACTATGAAAACCTGGACGAAACTAAGCCGAaacaagtgtcgaaaaattCAGCAACAGCTCAATTAAAACAGCCCGGCTCGAATCATCGACGTCGCTacgaacgaaatttttctccGCCTCGTTCATCGAACAGTTCAGGATATGGGACTGGAAGTAGCAGTCGTTCATTTAGCATTCCCAATGAGCACATGAGATTTCCCGCCGACATGGGAACGTTAACAAGTTCGTCCAGTGGACACTCGTCGAATGACGATCGATGGTATGACATCCTGGAAGTACCAGACGCCCAAGAAAATGGTCATTCCAGTGACTACCAGCAGCAACAGCAGCAACATCAACCACAGTACAGTCATTCCAAAGTCGTTCACACTAATTCACTACCACTGGCCAATTCAGTTCGACCGCTTTCGATTCATGAACCAGGCGATAAGCACGGTCCATTGAACAAGGCACCAGCCGTAAACGAATTACGACCGCTTCCACGCACCGCAAATATTGAGTATTTGATAACAAAGTCACCAAAGATTCAGCACCTAACCAATACAGACGCTATGATCAAATCGTTACACATTTCGGATGGAAACCAGACCGATTCCAGTTCCATCAACAACGAGCCAGTATACAGTGTTTCCATGAAAAGTATATCAACAACCGATGACGAGGGCATTGTGCCGGAATTGGCTCCACTACGTCGATCGTCCACAACCAGCAGTGTTCATAAGAACAAAAGTG GCAACGGCACTGTATCGTCGAGTGCATCAAGCAGCCGAAATAACAGTCCTCGACCATTGGCCGAAGCAAAACTTCGAGCTGGCGTAACAAATCGAAATGTGGCACATCTGCAGCAACGGAACAGTGTCAACTACACCAGTAGTACACTACAAGAAGATCTGATGAAACTGATAAATCCTGACTACATGATGTCCAGCGACGATAATTTCCATCAAGGCGTTTTGTATCAAAATAAACCGTCAAAAAACTCGCCCAACAGTCACAGCCTCGGTAACATTTCCAATTTAAGCGCACTGAAACCAACCATTGTGACTGACGATTTACTATTGATGCGCAAAAAATCACGATCCCGCGAAGGAATCAATTTGGGTTCGCACGGCTTGCCGATATCCAGcgattcaaaattgaaagccGAAAGTCAAACCAAAAATGAATCGGATGTAATTTTCACAACTGCACGCCCAGCAACGGTGATATCATCGTCAGTGACCGAACAGCAAAAGAACATCAACGAGCTGCACATCAACGAAGATCACATGCGATCACCACGACGATTTAATCCGGCCTTGATGAACAAGCGAAAGGAAACCGACAATTTAATGCAACAGCCACTTCCACTGCTACCAGACAGCAAAGAAGTTGATTGGACGACACTCGTCGATCAAGCGATAATGCAAGTGAATGAAGGTCTTAAGATGTCCAAAGCGAACAAACAGGAAATATACGACGAACTGAACAACGGTACAAATTCGTCCAACGATGGGAATCCATCGCCACCATCCATATCACCGTCATCATCATCCACATGCTCTTCGTCATTGAGCGGTTCATTGCAACATCAACAAATTACACCCAGCTCCAGCCTCCCCGAACTACAGAATCAGGTGACACAGCTTGAAGATCGAATTACCAAAGAGACACAAAGACGTAAATCGCTGGAACAAGCAGTCAGACGATTGACGGAAGAGAATCGTCGTCTCCAAGACGAAAGTCAAGCTGCCGTGCAACAATTGAGACGGTTTACCGAATGGTTTTTCCAGACGATTGATCGGCAATCGTAG